A segment of the Anopheles cruzii chromosome 2, idAnoCruzAS_RS32_06, whole genome shotgun sequence genome:
TGGCCCTACTGGTTAGGCAACTGAACTGGTGAAGTCTCAATTATTTaaacctgttttttttcttcttccagaACTCTGGATTGAAAGTACCAACCATCGCTATCCGGGGGACAGAGAAACTTCGTAGCCCGTAGCGTAATGCCGATCGTCAACATGCTGAAGCGTGCCTCAAGCTACATCCTCGGTAGCGACGATGATGCCGAGGACGGTGCCACGGAGCTAGTGTACGAGGATAACGAGATACTGTTCTGCAAGAACAACATCTGCGTCCATCCGCCGGCCGTGGTGCGCCAGGAGTCGGACGTCCTGCATTACCCCGGTTACCTGACCGTTACCACGAAGACGTTCATCGACCAGTACAACAATGCGAAGCGGCCAACCCTGTTTCTCACCTGGATCCCAAACTCGACGCTGCGCAAGTGTCCCTCGACGGTGGAGAACATCGTCCTGAGCCGCAGTGTCATCGGCCCCGGTGGCATCGGGTTGAGTGAAAGCAAACTGAAGCTTCACCAACAGCAGCTCCTCGCACCATTGCCGAGGGAAAACGGACTGCACAGGAAAACGGCGGACGCACAGGAGAAGCTTCCGGCTTTCGTGGAAGCGGGAGAGAACCCGTTCACGACGACCATCAAGATAGCGAATACCAATCCGTTTCTCGAACCGTACAACGAGTCGATCGCCCAAACGGCAACCGGGGATAATAAGTCGATGAACTGCTCCGACTACTCGGAGACGATCAGCATCAGCTCCAGCTCCGACAAGGCCAGTCTGTGCAACAGCACCGAGTACGATGGGCGTGAACTGGAAGAACCGGAGGTAGCCGACGacgtggacgacgacgaagggtGCGTTATTCCGTCGGAGATGCACAGTTCGGCCACGGCCGTTGGCGACGAGCTGCTCGATAGCTCGGTCGAAGATCAGGACCTTAAAACGGAACTGCAACCGTTGCTAGAGTCGGAAACGGGTGGCACGAAGCTGACCGCAGCGGCCTCGGCCAAACTTCATCAGCACATGAAACTGCCGTCGCAATCGTCGGTCACGTCCGTCAACATTACGATCGCCAGTCCGCACATACAGAACGTGGACATCTCGCCTCCGGAAGCGGCACTCCCAGCTGCTGAGCGCTTCTTGCGTTCGCTGTCGATTACGTCGAGCGATGAAAACAACCCAAACTGGATGTCGCCGGAGCTGCTCGCCTACAAGCACAATCTGGCCTTCCCGGAGAGCGCGTCTGCGTCGCCGATCGTGAGCCGCAAGACACCGCTCAAGTGTCGCCGCTTTTCAGTCGATCTAAGCCAGATGCGGGCCCTGCGGCTGTTCTTTAACGACGAGCAGTGCACCTCCGGTCAGCTGGTAATCGCCTCCCGGGAATCTCAGTACAAGATCTTGCACTTCCACCACGGTGGGCTGGACCATCTGGCGCAGGTTCTTCACCAGTGGCACTGTCTGCTGCACAACATCAAACTGGCCCCCGGGCAGGACGAACCGGCCAACGTGCCGTACCGCCAGTTTATGGTCTGCCGCCCGGAGGTGCGCAAAGCCGATCTGCACCCGGAAGAGGGACGCGTGTCCAAGATTACGACCGACTACTTCTACGGGACGCTACTGAACGAGAAGGGCCAGATCGAGGACGATCTGCAGCTGCGcaagtgtgtgtttttcggtgGGCTCGACCGAAGTCTGCGGAAGACGGTGTGGCCCTTTTTGCTTCACTGCTACAGCACCGGCTCGACGTTCGAGGATCGAGCCGCGCTGTCCGAGATACGGCGCCAGGAGTACGAGGAGATCACGCGGCGCCGCCTCTACTCGATGTCACCGGAAGCGCAGGCCCAGTTCTGGCGCACGGTACAGTGCGTCATCGAGAAAGACGTGGTGCGCACGGACCGGGGCAATCCGTTCTTCGCCGGAGATGATAACCCCAACATCGACACGATGAAGAACATTCTGCTGAACTACGCGTTCTACAACCCGGGCATGTCGTAAGTTGCGACTCGTCCCTAACTGACCGCCAGGCCCTAAATTGCGCTCCCTATTCTGTTCCCTGGACCAATTTCTTTTCAGCTACACGCAGGGAATGAGCGATCTACTGGCACCGGTGCTGTGTGAAATTAAAAGCGAATCCGAAACGTTCTGGTGCTTTGTCGGGCTAATGCAGCGCGCCATCTTCGTTTGCACACCGACGGACAATGATATTGATCGCAATTTGGTAATTGATTTGCGGTTTGCTGCTCGCCGTTGCTACTTGACTGACCGATTCCGGTCCTCTTTGCAGTGCTATCTGAGAGAATTGATCCGGCTTATGGTTCCTAGCTTTTACAAGCACCTACAAAAGCACACTGACGCTATGGAATTGCTGTTTTGCCACCGCTGGATTCTGCTGTGAGGGCCaccgtttggtttgaaaatttaCGCGACCCGCGAGTCCtaaacgatgttttttttttctttcgacagATGTTTTAAGCGCGAGTTCACCGAAGCGGTCGCCATACGCATGTGGGAAGCCTGCTGGTCAAACTATCTGACCGACTACTTTCACCTTTTCCTTTGCCTGGCCATTATTGCCGTGTACGCCGATGACGTAATTGCTCAAGATTTGCGCACCGACGAAATGCTGCTGCACTTCAGTTCGCTGGGTAGGTATTGCCGGAGTAAGGAACGTGTTGGGACGCTTCATCTGACTTGACCATCTCTGTTCCGTCTCCCCAACAGCAATGTACATGGATGGACAGGTGATCTTGCGCAAAGCACGTGGACTGCTGCACCAATTCCGCCAGTTCCCAAAGATCCCCTGCACTTTGTCGGGGCTCTGTAGGCGCTGTGGTCCCGGAATGTGGGACTCGGGTCATCATCCATCGATCGAATGTATCGGCCACCTGGATCACGAGACGTGTGCGCTGGCCATGGACTAGGACACTCTCGCGTTAGTGCTGTCACCGCTTCATCACTACCACCGTTGCCTCTCCGACTACGTTACACGCCAGTCTGTGTACTTTCCGCTTCCGCATATAGGTTTAGGCGTGCTCACACATCTGCCGCAACGATGACCGTTAGGatgtttcttcttcaaacccaCAATCTGCTGCCATGTTTAGAGATTCAAACGgatttttttacattaaaatgCCTGTAGCTGTCCACAGCAGGaagaaacaacgaaacagAGACAAGACAGATTGATTCCACATTCCAGTGCAGTGCTAGAGCAGTGATGGGCTTTACTATTCGCAATACATAGGATTACGTTGCTTTCGATTGCTTTCGTAGCTTCGCTGAACGGTGCGATACGATGAagggaaaatttaaatactGTAGTATATTATTCGCATAGTAACTACCGATATAATCAAtacaaacattttattgaaagtAACAATAACACCCATTCGACCCGAACGTCCCGCCTTTGCCGCTCTATATTACAACTGCCTAGAAAGTGAACAGAAACTGGGAAGCCTCTCATCAACTTCTCGTTTGGCCAGCCAGTACCAGTACCAGTACCAAAAATGGGCGCCACAGTTATCGTACACTAATGTCATTAAAATTATCAACAAGGCGGCAGGAATTTGAAAGCGGAGACGAATGGAACGTAGGAAGAAGCTTAGTGGATTTAATCCAAACTTAAATTCTGCATGTTGAAAGCTCCAAATAGAAGTATTAATATTTTGTTCACGAAAGCATGGATGAACGAAGTAGGGAAAGGTATGAAACGGATAAACTATTGTTGATGTTGATATATAGATATACATATTTACAGAACAAATAGATATAACAAATTTTACAATCAATCGATTGCGCTATCCACTTTGTGCTCTGCGCAGCCGGAAATGCTTGATCGCcgtggaaagtgaaagaatACCATGCGTTGGACGAAGATTTCGATAACTTCGAAAGATTTCAGATGCGATTGGACAAAGACTAAGCTGAAGAGGTTTCCTTTCAAGAATACCAGCACACGCCAGACCAGGTCTTGGTTCGGGAATGAGTTgctttttaaattcaattcgAAGGAAATTAATTGCACGTATTAGTTTCTGTTTCAAAAGATTAATAAAGCCGGTTCGGCCGGTCGGCTACCGTGTACCGCGAATGACGCAGAGCTCAGTATGTACATAAAAACCAATCTCATCCAGGCACATTACAAGCGAACGCGAGTTCGCTACGATAGCAAACTATTATCGATGGATTCGTTGTGACATAAACGGGAGATTGTTTCGGTGCGATTCCCACAGTGCGGAAAGAAGGACGTGGCGGGACGATTAAAAGCTTGGTACTATAATCAATGCGAAGCAAAATAAAGTATGAATAATACTAACACACAAAAGAGAGGCGTGTCGATGATTCTTTCcgtgttcctttttccaaCCTTCCAGCGTGTTCGGATGTTCGCAATTTGAGAGCCACACAGTTAAGGATATTTCTTATCATTTATTAGCCAATAAAATATGGAATACCCACGAATTCGATACAAGGCTTTTGAGAAGGGGCGATGATAGGCTCTATTCTAATTTATACAACCCTTCGGCTTTAAAACTTCTTACTAATGACCGCACCATGGGAAGATGCAGCCGAAACGACCGTACAGAAGGAGCTGTTTGTAAGGGGCCTCAAAAGGAATTCGATACCCGCCGCACTCGCAGCGATCAGTGATGGGAGTGAAAAGCCTCAACAGGGTAATCAACGCGGATCGTTGTCATATACATCGTCGTCTGCTTTACTGCTTTAGTGCAATTGCTGATCGACACACTACCCAACAAAAGCAAGTTGGATCCTTTTTAGCGAATTCATTCTCCAGTTTTCTGCAGCCCTCCAATCCCAGTTCTCAAACGGTTCTGCACTACTAATCTTTCTTATGTTTACTcgactttttcttcttcttagaggatttcgattttttcttcgacttctTTCGCTTGCCGCCCGAATCCTCGTTCGACTCGCTCGAGGTGGAGCGTTTGGCACGCTTGCGATCTTTCTTGTGTTTACGCTTCTTGCgcttcttgctgctgcttctcgcattgccaccgccgccaccaccagcatccgtATCCGGGCTGCTCTCTGTGGAGGACGAATCTGAATCGCTACTACTCGAATCGCTCGaactgccaccaccgccacccttagcgggtgccgctgctggtttCGCTGCTGCTTTCTCGAGCTTAGTACGTTTGCTTGCGTTGCCACTGTCACCCGTTTGAGCCCCATCGTCCTGTTTAGGGCGCCCGGCGCTAGAATCATCCTTCAAATGGTCCACCGAGCGCTTGCGAGTTGATTGTTCTTCGCGAACGGGCGACCGATCAGCAGCGCCACCACGGCCAGTTGTCGAACGTACGCCACTTCCGGTAGTGGAGCTCGGAGCGAGGCCACCCTTTTCCTCGTTGCCCGATCGTGACGGCTTTCGACCTTCAGCACTATCGtcacgttttgtttgttgattcgCTTTGCTCGACGACACACGTCCACCATCCTCACGATGCTGATGTGCCGGTGCCCTAGTTCGGGGATCGTCCGAGCGTTTGTCCTTGTTCGAGCTTGGCGATCGAGGTTCCTTGCGTTCGCGGCTAGCACGACGCCCACCGGGACCAGAACGGTcgcgctgttgctgttgctgtccaGGGGGTAAGTTATCCGTCTTTCTGCGCTCGCTACTGTTCCTTCGTCCACCGGACCGATCGTTACGATCTCTtggctgatgctgctgctggtgatgctgctgctggtggtgctggtgctgctggtgatgctggtgctgctgctgctgatgccgaTCGTTTCCTCGCCTGTTGTTATTTGATCCCTGGCCAAACATTCGTCGTTCCgcctgctgatgctgctgctgtttgccaCCAGCGTTTCCCTGTCGTCCACCGAAACGATCTCCGTCGGGGCGCTTTCTGCCAGCAGGCTCCTCGTGTACGCGAGGACTCTGGCTACGGGACGAGGCTCTGCGACGATCGGAGGAGAGCTTTGAACGAACGTCACCCGTGCCAGGGCCAGAACTTCCCTTGCGCCCTGGCGGTGTCCGAGATCGCGAATACTGCTGAGGTGTATTTTCTGTAACCTTGCTTCCGAGGCGCTCCTTGATCGAGGCCCGAATCGGCGATCCGCGACCTTCCACCGACTTGACTTCGGGTTTGATTTCAACCGACCGTTCGGCTCGCTCATCGTTTGCCGGCACCGTAACCTGTGGGGAGTAGAGAGCAATCAAGTTGAATCAAActtcaaccgaaaccgaacactTCAAGTGAAGTGAGCCAAGTGTAAAATACGGACAAAAGTGCATAGCGAGAGGACAAGCTACGTAAGACCTGCTAGGACCAGCTCTTTAACGCTCACCTGGAATCGCTTCAGATCTTCGTGCTCCTGCTTCAGCTTCAGTTCCAGTATGGGCGAAACTTCTCGCTGTCCGTCTCCTAGTCCAGCCGTGTACAGTTTCTGTCGCTCTACACTAATCTTCTTGATCTCGATCGGACGTATCGCATTGATTGCCCGCGTAAAGATAGCATTCTCTGCGCGCTTCAACACTTCGTTTGTCACCTTGCCAGCGGTCGCACCCGAACCGCTTCCACCGCAGGCTTCTGAACTGTCGTGTGAATAGTCATCAAATGTAGACGCtgtggttttcttttccaccgtCGAATGAACGTGCGCGTCTTCCTCCAATTCCCACTTGGAGGGTTCGGGCATAAACGCTTCACTGCCCTTTGGCGGCACCTgtggctgctgccggctggcAGAAAGCTGATCACTATCGTCGAGCTCTGGGTCGAAATCTACATTAGCGTGCAGATCCAGCACCGAGTCCGATCGCTTCAACATCAGCAtctcaccgtcaccgccgagCTCGCTGTCTAGTTTGTCCTGCCCTGACTCGGTACTGTCAGCGGCCACGGTGCTTTTTTCCTCTTCCAGAGCGAACAAGTTGTCACGATTATCCAGAAGCATATCGCTACTGTCATGCTCCAAAGCAGAGGGTTCCAGCAACTGATCACCTTCGTACTTCTCCGGAATGTCCGAGTACAGATCGCCGTGATCGTTACCGTCAATTTGCGCctcttgttgctgctgttgctgatgagcATTCGGAGCGCATTCCTCTTCCGGACCAGAGTCACCCGAATCACTCTGCTTCGCCTCCCCATCGGCACCAACCTCTTCGTCCACTTCCGTTGCTCTGGAGCTGCTCTCCGGTCCCCCGTCCTTATCGGTAATGAGACCGCGCTGTCCatcttcctgctgctgttcggcGACTTTATTTTCTGCCGTTTCATGGCAATCGTCTCCCTGGCGAAGTGCGGGTGTTGCCGGTTGCTGCGAGCTGTCCGGCTCCTCTTTCTccaccgttttccgttccttACGACGGTCCTTGCCACGCTGGTCCTTATCTTTCTCCTTGCGCTCTTTCTTGTGTTTCCGCTTTTCgatttccttctccttcttgCGCTTCTTTTTATCACGATCCTTCTTCCTATCGCGACGATCGTCCTCACTAGATTCacgtgactttttcttgtccTTCAGCTCCTTCGCAAACCGGTCGCGCTCCTTTTCGCGTTCCTTCTCCTGTTCTCgttccttttccttctcccGTTCCTTCTCGCGATCCTTCTCCTTTTCGCGATCCTTTTCGCGATCCTTTTCACGTTCCTTTTCGCGTTCCTTCTCCTTTACACGATCCCGTTCACGATCCTTTTCCTTGTCTTTTCTCTCCTTGTCCTTATCGCGATCTCGCTCCCGgtctcgctctcgttcgcgATCTCGCTCTCGTTCACGATCCTTCTCTCGATGGTCTCTATGATCTTCACGGCGATGCTGTTGCTCAAAGTTCGATCGCTTGTCCTTCATCATACTGTCCGGATGCTGATGCTTGTTGCGGTCATTCTTTTCGCGCTCCTTCTCGTGTTCACGCGGACCGCCTCGGCCGCCAACCGTCGCTTTGTCACGCCTTTCGATAGATTCCGAGGGCTTCGACTGGTCGCCTCTCCTACGATCACCAGCATCTCGCTCAGCGGTCTCCCCTGCGGCACCGGAGTGACGTTTACGATCGTcgcgtgatcgcgatcgcctaTGCATGTCGCTGCCAGCCACACCACCCCCGGAAGATACGTGATGGTCGCTGCGGTGGTCAGAGTCACGAGCCGAACCTGGGCCTACCTTCGCCATGTCGGGAGTGCGCGAACGGTCCCTGTGCTCTTCATGTCTCTTGGGAGTACTGTGCTGGTGGCCATCCTCCGAATGATCCGCCCAACGGCCTGCCTCCCTGCCGTGTTGCTGCACCGTTTCGAATCCTGCTTCTCCTGCCTGATGATGGCCCCCGTGCGGCGATGAAGCATTCGACGCTCGATGTCGATCAGGATGGTGCAGGTTAGGATGTTGCTGGTCCGCCCCGTCGTAATACTCTTGTCTCGCGCTTCCTTCCGCATAGCTACCAACGCTAC
Coding sequences within it:
- the LOC128278151 gene encoding TBC1 domain family member 16, coding for MPIVNMLKRASSYILGSDDDAEDGATELVYEDNEILFCKNNICVHPPAVVRQESDVLHYPGYLTVTTKTFIDQYNNAKRPTLFLTWIPNSTLRKCPSTVENIVLSRSVIGPGGIGLSESKLKLHQQQLLAPLPRENGLHRKTADAQEKLPAFVEAGENPFTTTIKIANTNPFLEPYNESIAQTATGDNKSMNCSDYSETISISSSSDKASLCNSTEYDGRELEEPEVADDVDDDEGCVIPSEMHSSATAVGDELLDSSVEDQDLKTELQPLLESETGGTKLTAAASAKLHQHMKLPSQSSVTSVNITIASPHIQNVDISPPEAALPAAERFLRSLSITSSDENNPNWMSPELLAYKHNLAFPESASASPIVSRKTPLKCRRFSVDLSQMRALRLFFNDEQCTSGQLVIASRESQYKILHFHHGGLDHLAQVLHQWHCLLHNIKLAPGQDEPANVPYRQFMVCRPEVRKADLHPEEGRVSKITTDYFYGTLLNEKGQIEDDLQLRKCVFFGGLDRSLRKTVWPFLLHCYSTGSTFEDRAALSEIRRQEYEEITRRRLYSMSPEAQAQFWRTVQCVIEKDVVRTDRGNPFFAGDDNPNIDTMKNILLNYAFYNPGMSYTQGMSDLLAPVLCEIKSESETFWCFVGLMQRAIFVCTPTDNDIDRNLCYLRELIRLMVPSFYKHLQKHTDAMELLFCHRWILLCFKREFTEAVAIRMWEACWSNYLTDYFHLFLCLAIIAVYADDVIAQDLRTDEMLLHFSSLAMYMDGQVILRKARGLLHQFRQFPKIPCTLSGLCRRCGPGMWDSGHHPSIECIGHLDHETCALAMD